From Hippoglossus stenolepis isolate QCI-W04-F060 chromosome 4, HSTE1.2, whole genome shotgun sequence, a single genomic window includes:
- the LOC118106289 gene encoding uncharacterized protein LOC118106289, producing the protein MGSSQLIVFGFVLTCVRFSDARFLSMSVPNYWEVEAQEPAAAEPERKNSRASVEQALRLQVERTQPTVSSLSWRFPKDPLDPVITPPVKFELRQPVTTNPVALRCGESRLQVEVSQDLLGLGMLIKPEEIMLGGCPATDVDNLSHVLVFESELQGCGSTLVMTENAFIYAFTLVYNPKVLSRSGIIRSQSAVIGVECHYPRPQSAPDPQLCLCSGRGLCTPGARIKLESIKLRSFSSVPLCLLLCSLCCCRLPC; encoded by the exons ATGGGCTCCAGCCAGCTTATCGTATTTGGCTTTGTGCTGACATGTGTGAGGTTTAGTGATGCTAGATTTCTCAGCATGAGCGTGCCAAACTACTGGGAGGTTGAGGCGCAggagcctgcagcagcagagcctgaaAGGAAGAACTCCAGGGCGTCTGTTGAACAAGCTCTCAGGCTCCAGGTAGAGCGGACCCAGCCAACAGTCAGCTCACTCTCCTGGAGGTTTCCAAAAGATCCATTGGATCCAGTGATCACGCCCCCTGTCAAGTTTGAACTGCGGCAGCCGGTGACTACCAACCCTGTTGCTTTGAGGTGTGGGGAAAGTAGACTCCAGGTGGAAGTGAGTCAGGACCTGCTAGGCCTCGGCATGTTGATTAAACCTGAGGAGATCATGCTTGGTGGTTGTCCAGCCACTGATGTTGACAACTTGTCTCATGTGCTTGTCTTTGAATCTGAGCTGCAAGGCTGTGGCAGCACACTTGTG ATGACAGAGAACGCCTTCATTTATGCCTTCACATTGGTCTACAACCCTAAAGTGTTGAGCAGAAGTGGCATTATACGGAGCCAGAGTGCGGTCATTGGAGTAGAGTGCCACTACCCAAG GCCTCAGTCAGCCCCAGATCCtcagctctgcctctgcagTGGGCGGGGCCTCTGTACACCTGGAGCCCGAATCAAGCTGGAGAGTATAAAGCTGAGGAGCTTCTCTTCAGtccccctctgcctcctgctctgctcgCTCTGCTGTTGTCGGCTGCCTTGCTAA